In Tachysurus vachellii isolate PV-2020 chromosome 3, HZAU_Pvac_v1, whole genome shotgun sequence, one genomic interval encodes:
- the dazl gene encoding deleted in azoospermia-like isoform X3, whose product MDLHKHRHGITMSNGFILPEGKMTPNTLFVGGIDMKVEENEIRDFFGRFGEVKEVKIITYRGGICKGYGFVYFSEDVDIQTISEQQVTFKGKKLKLGPAIMKERSSHESGFQGSIPSPLIGPSQWVSPSPCVYCTCCPPSLAPPTVLGGGPQYLQPYAYPNVPGVMIPQMTMNYTQTAYSYPYSPPQWCADQRTRFMNQNFVDCGVQTLLTLL is encoded by the exons ATG GATCTCCACAAACACCGCCATGGGATCACAATGTCGAACGGCTTCATCTTACCTGAGGGCAAAATGACACCTAACACCCTGTTTGTAGGAGGAATAGACATGAAG GTTGAAGAAAATGAGATTCGAGACTTCTTTGGTCGGTTCGGTGAAGTGAAGGAGGTTAAAATCATCACCTACCGTGGAGGCATCTGCAAAGG TTACGGGTTTGTTTACTTCAGCGAGGATGTCGACATTCAGACCATTTCTGAA CAACAGGTCACTTTTAAAGGAAAGAAACTCAAACTGGGTCCCGCCATCATGAAAGAGCGAAGTTCTCACGAGTCGGGTTTCCAAG GTTCTATCCCATCACCTCTGATTGGTCCATCACAATGGGTAAGCCCCTCCCCCTGTGTCTACTGTACATGCTGCCCTCCCAGCCTGGCTCCACCCACTGTGCTCGGGGGAGGACCACAGTACCTACAG CCGTATGCTTATCCAAATGTTCCCGGAGTCATGATTCCTCAAATGACTATGAATTATACACAGACAGCCTACAGCTACCCG TATTCCCCGCCACAGTGGTGTGCTGACCAGAGGACCAGGTTTATGAATCAg
- the dazl gene encoding deleted in azoospermia-like isoform X1: MLTPLANKVVDLHKHRHGITMSNGFILPEGKMTPNTLFVGGIDMKVEENEIRDFFGRFGEVKEVKIITYRGGICKGYGFVYFSEDVDIQTISEQQVTFKGKKLKLGPAIMKERSSHESGFQGSIPSPLIGPSQWVSPSPCVYCTCCPPSLAPPTVLGGGPQYLQPYAYPNVPGVMIPQMTMNYTQTAYSYPYSPPQWCADQRTRFMNQNFVDCGVQTLLTLL; encoded by the exons ATGCTAACTCCATTAGCTAACAAAGTCGTT GATCTCCACAAACACCGCCATGGGATCACAATGTCGAACGGCTTCATCTTACCTGAGGGCAAAATGACACCTAACACCCTGTTTGTAGGAGGAATAGACATGAAG GTTGAAGAAAATGAGATTCGAGACTTCTTTGGTCGGTTCGGTGAAGTGAAGGAGGTTAAAATCATCACCTACCGTGGAGGCATCTGCAAAGG TTACGGGTTTGTTTACTTCAGCGAGGATGTCGACATTCAGACCATTTCTGAA CAACAGGTCACTTTTAAAGGAAAGAAACTCAAACTGGGTCCCGCCATCATGAAAGAGCGAAGTTCTCACGAGTCGGGTTTCCAAG GTTCTATCCCATCACCTCTGATTGGTCCATCACAATGGGTAAGCCCCTCCCCCTGTGTCTACTGTACATGCTGCCCTCCCAGCCTGGCTCCACCCACTGTGCTCGGGGGAGGACCACAGTACCTACAG CCGTATGCTTATCCAAATGTTCCCGGAGTCATGATTCCTCAAATGACTATGAATTATACACAGACAGCCTACAGCTACCCG TATTCCCCGCCACAGTGGTGTGCTGACCAGAGGACCAGGTTTATGAATCAg
- the dazl gene encoding deleted in azoospermia-like isoform X2, which translates to MLTPLANKVVDLHKHRHGITMSNGFILPEGKMTPNTLFVGGIDMKVEENEIRDFFGRFGEVKEVKIITYRGGICKGYGFVYFSEDVDIQTISEVTFKGKKLKLGPAIMKERSSHESGFQGSIPSPLIGPSQWVSPSPCVYCTCCPPSLAPPTVLGGGPQYLQPYAYPNVPGVMIPQMTMNYTQTAYSYPYSPPQWCADQRTRFMNQNFVDCGVQTLLTLL; encoded by the exons ATGCTAACTCCATTAGCTAACAAAGTCGTT GATCTCCACAAACACCGCCATGGGATCACAATGTCGAACGGCTTCATCTTACCTGAGGGCAAAATGACACCTAACACCCTGTTTGTAGGAGGAATAGACATGAAG GTTGAAGAAAATGAGATTCGAGACTTCTTTGGTCGGTTCGGTGAAGTGAAGGAGGTTAAAATCATCACCTACCGTGGAGGCATCTGCAAAGG TTACGGGTTTGTTTACTTCAGCGAGGATGTCGACATTCAGACCATTTCTGAA GTCACTTTTAAAGGAAAGAAACTCAAACTGGGTCCCGCCATCATGAAAGAGCGAAGTTCTCACGAGTCGGGTTTCCAAG GTTCTATCCCATCACCTCTGATTGGTCCATCACAATGGGTAAGCCCCTCCCCCTGTGTCTACTGTACATGCTGCCCTCCCAGCCTGGCTCCACCCACTGTGCTCGGGGGAGGACCACAGTACCTACAG CCGTATGCTTATCCAAATGTTCCCGGAGTCATGATTCCTCAAATGACTATGAATTATACACAGACAGCCTACAGCTACCCG TATTCCCCGCCACAGTGGTGTGCTGACCAGAGGACCAGGTTTATGAATCAg